The Lutra lutra chromosome 10, mLutLut1.2, whole genome shotgun sequence genome contains a region encoding:
- the RASSF7 gene encoding LOW QUALITY PROTEIN: ras association domain-containing protein 7 (The sequence of the model RefSeq protein was modified relative to this genomic sequence to represent the inferred CDS: inserted 1 base in 1 codon): MLSGLAAMELKVWVDGIQRVVCGVSEQTTCQEVVFALAQAIGQTGRFVLVQRLREKERQLLPQECPVGAQATCGQFASDVQFVLRRTGPSLAGRPSSDSCPPPERCPVRASLPPKPRPALGHEQRKAWTFSLGCPGLAPSPAPPDPVAPVAPVPGSSVDLQGLERRVRRNAAELGQEAFWEQELRREQAREREGQARLQALSAATAEHAARLQALDAQARALEAELHLASEAPGPPSPTASAAERLRQDLAAQERQSAEVQGSLALVSRALQAAEHALQAQAQELEELNRELRQCNLQEFIQQTGAALPPAPRPDRGPLSTQDLLPPAREEPLMXNPSESCSSVQPEPRDCPSEAELLEVAALAPKWTSTASLAPGSRDTASKSSQGLPDLDDRRAGSCRGVVPPCSGKPWCPGPETEHLRAPGFPPCGGGGSLPRPLDRQEA; encoded by the exons ATGCTGTCTGGGCTAGCAGCGATGGAGCTGAAGGTGTGGGTGGACGGCATACAGCGCGTGGTCTGTGGGGTCTCAGAGCAAACCACCTGTCAGGAAGTAGTCTTCGCACTAGCCCAAGCAATAG GCCAGACGGGCCGCTTTGTGCTCGTGCAGCGTCTCAGGGAAAAGGAACGGCAGCTGCTGCCCCAAGAGTGTCCAGTGGGTGCCCAGGCCACCTGTGGGCAGTTTGCCAGTGATGTCCAGTTTGTCCTGAGGCGGACAGGGCCCAGCCTTGCTGGGAGGCCCTCCTCAGACAGCTGCCCACCTCCTGAGCGCTGCCCGGTCCGTGCCAGCCTCCCTCCGAAGCCACGGCCAGCCCTGGGCCATGAGCAGCGCAAAGCATGGACCTTCAGCCTCGGGTGCCCCGGActggcccccagccctgcacCACCTGACCCTGTGGCCCCCGTAGCACCAGTCCCAGGCTCCAGTGTAGACCTGCAGGGCCTGGAGCGCAGGGTGCGGAGGAACGCAGCGGAGCTGGGTCAGGAGGCCTTCTGGGAGCAGGAGCTGCGGCGGGAGCAGGCTCGGGAGCGGGAGGGGCAGGCACGCCTGCAGGCCCTGAGCGCAGCCACCGCGGAGCACGCTGCCCGGCTACAGGCCCTGGATGCCCAGGCCCGTGCCCTGGAGGCGGAGCTCCATCTGGCCTCAGAGGCCCCCGGGCCCCCCTCGCCCACAGCATCTGCAGCAGAACGCCTGCGCCAGGACCTGGCTGCCCAGGAGCGGCAGAGCGCAGAAGTGCAGGGCAGCCTGGCCCTGGTGAGCAGGGCCCTGCAGGCAGCCGAGCACGCCCTACAG GCCCAAGCCCAGGAACTTGAGGAGCTGAACCGAGAGCTGCGTCAGTGCAACCTGCAGGAGTTCATCCAGCAGACAGGGGCTGCACTGCCACCAGCCCCGCGGCCAGACAGGGGCCCCCTCAGCACACAG GATCTTCTGCCTCCGGCCAGAGAAGAGCCCCTCA AGAACCCCTCAGAATCCTGCTCTAGTGTCCAGCCTGAGCCCAGAGA tTGCCCCAGTGAGGCAGAACTCCTGGAGGTAGCAGCTCTGGCCCCAAAATGGACGTCCACTGCCAGCCTGGCCCCGGGGTCCCGTGACACAGCGAGCAAGAGCAGCCAAGGCCTGCCTGACCTGGATGACAGGAGAGCTGGGAGTTGCAGAGGAGTCGTTCCCCCATGCAGTGGGAAGCCCTGGTGCCCTGGGCCTGAGACAGAGCACCTCAGGGCCCCGGGCTTTCCGccgtgtgggggtggagggagtctGCCAAGACCTCTGGACAGGCAGGAGGCCTGA
- the LMNTD2 gene encoding lamin tail domain-containing protein 2, giving the protein MTAIPSLAAPPATPRMAPESCRENEEAEKKAPLSQVDQELVSAHLEPPVGAPPEPGGPTCAQDAKPSSTQGVFSVNLQLAPESLDTRTLRLLWGQRELEIQALRWAIQNRQDARHCHVLREVAGLPPERSARNQEKFLQNQVQKLTVDLKKQKEQAQLEKSQLEERLLQTATTMQQLEAELQAFQKSCLLQLARSSWVGRILRSSTGSVEVVTAETLMDFSDVSESEQGPSTGEGFRLEDVDWNSIAQRYPNLFSNMESSSDPKHPRPLPPSEAPLLSEWGSELRRPGTEQRLKSVEWSSLPFMGTSSSGGADSDSSSGQLAERYCVQKVTGHPPCTPSRDKLTEASSRSLSREMQTQSGVHLWGAAHQFGLAGDVHSACGVRGAPSNRSFPGSQDGPAGPASPGCSCLKIVAVSARERFVRVLNQSLEETEDLGGLMLQQLECGFPVCMYRFPPRTLLPPRHHVTVWGEGPRSTKKHLPSSLGQEPVHFHSSRGCVTLLLNPKGEVLSQHQAAHCVSPASRIFADNTDLSIDRFPLSEAGLVADTRTQRPGPWQLRAGRVQEAPARRQRPRWAPRVPASPGPGLSRLRTPHPPLPAGGLQISRAPRPTRTRGLFPRLSASKTFRPRVVPAPSEAAETPAPELLPAIPEAGLLLEDCQARKEPRVRVCCKGVDRGCPMVALSVQSAAESRYGFRFLPCPPVTAARRARL; this is encoded by the exons ATGACAGCCATACCATCCCTCGCAGCTCCCCCAGCAACACCGAGAATGGCGCCCGAGTCTTGCCGAGAGAATGAAGAAGCCGAGAAAAAGGCTCCCTTATCCCAGGTGGACCAAGAGCTGGTCAGCGCCCACCTGGAGCCTCCTGTGGGCGCACCTCCAGAGCCGGGGGGTCCCACATGCGCACAGGATGCCAAGCCCAGCTCTACACAGGGGGTCTTCTCGGTCAACCTACA GTTGGCCCCTGAGTCTCTGGACACTCGCACCTTGCGGCTACTGTGGGGCCAACGGGAGCTGGAGATCCAGGCTCTGCGGTGGGCCATCCAGAACCGCCAGGATGCCCGGCACTGCCACGTCCTGCGTGAGGTGGCTGGGCTTCCACCTGAGAG gagTGCACGTAATCAGGAAAAGTTCCTGCAAAATCAGGTCCAAAAGCTGACTGTGGACTTgaaaaagcagaaggaacaggCCCAGCtg GAGAAGTCCCAGCTGGAGGAACGTCTGCTGCAGACCGCGACCACCATGCAGCAGCTAGAGGCTGAGCTGCAGGCCTTCCAGAAGTCCTGCCTCCTGCAGCTGGCCCGCTCCTCCTGGGTGGGGCGCATACTACGCTCCTCCACCGGCAGTGTGGAG GTGGTCACTGCAGAAACCCTGATGGACTTCAGCGACGTCTCTGAGAGTGAACAAGGCCCCTCCACTGGGGAG GGTTTCCGGCTGGAGGACGTGGACTGGAACAGCATTGCCCAGCGGTATCCCAACCTCTTCAGCAACATGGAGTCCAGCTCAGACCCGAA GCACCCACGGCCCCTGCCACCCTCAGAGGCCCCACTGTTGAGCGAGTGGGGCTCGGAGCTGCGCAGACCGGGGACAGAGCAGCGTCTCAAGAGTGTCGAGTGGAGTTCCCTGCCCTTCATGGGCACGAGCAGCTCCGGGGGCGCGGACTCCGACTCCAGCAGTGGCCAGCTGGCTGAGCGTTATTGTGTGCAGAAGGTGACAGGACACCCCCCATGCACGCCAAGCCGAGACAAGCTAACGGAGGCCAGCTCCAGGAGCCTCAGCAGGGAAATGCAGACACAGTCTGGAG tgcACCTGTGGGGTGCTGCGCATCAGTTTGGCCTCGCAGGAGATGTCCACAGTGCGTGCGGTGTACGGGGTGCCCCTTCCAACAGGTCTTTCCCTGGATCTCAGGATGGCCCAGCAGGACCAGCCAG CCCAGGGTGTTCCTGCCTGAAGATTGTGGCAGTCAGTGCCCGGGAGAGGTTCGTGCGTGTCCTCAACCAGTCGCTGGAGGAGACCGAGGACCTGGGTGGCCTCATGCTGCAGCAGCTGGAGTGCGGCTTTCCTGTGTGCATGTACCGCTTCCCGCCCCGCACGCTGCTGCCTCCGCGCCACCATGTCACA GTTTGGGGCGAGGGGCCCCGCAGCACCAAGAAGCACCTGCCCTCATCCTTGGGCCAGGAGCCTGTGCACTTCCACTCTAGCCGGGGCTGTGTGACTCTCCTCCTGAACCCCAAGGGCGAG GTCCTGAGCCAGCATCAGGCCGCCCACTGCGTGTCCCCCGCCTCGAGGATCTTCGCTGACAACACTGATTTGTCCATAGACCGCTTCCCGCTCTCAGAGGCCGGGCTGGTGGCCGACACCCGCACGCAGAGGCCCGGTCCTTGGCAGCTGCGGGCAGGCAGGGTGCAGGAGGCCCCAGCCAGACGGCAGAGACCCAGGTGGGCTCCGCGGGTCC CTGCCTCCCCAGGTCCCGGCCTCTCCAGGCTCCGCACCCCGCACCCGCCCCTTCCCGCAGGCGGGCTTCAGATCTCACGAGCCCCTCGCCCCACCAGGACGCGGGGCCTCTTCCCCCGGCTGAGCGCCAGCAAGACCTTCCGCCCGCGGGTTGTGCCAGCGCCGTCCGAGGCCGCCGAGACGCCGGCACCCGAGCTCCTGCCCGCCATCCCCG AGGCCGGGCTGCTCCTCGAGGACTGCCAGGCTAGGAAGGAGCCCAGGGTCCGG GTGTGCTGCAAGGGCGTGGACCGGGGCTGCCCGATGGTGGCGTTGTCGGTGCAGAGCGCGGCTGAGAGCAGATACGGCTTCCGCTTCCTCCCCTGCCCGCCGGTCACCGCCGCCAGGAGAGCGCGGCTGTAG
- the LRRC56 gene encoding LOW QUALITY PROTEIN: leucine-rich repeat-containing protein 56 (The sequence of the model RefSeq protein was modified relative to this genomic sequence to represent the inferred CDS: inserted 1 base in 1 codon) — MAQAWDRAHGPWPSAATVPVWELSWQGLQTPXPQSKDPGRHRDRRAEGLDDESLSPARLRALAQVDDLRLVSMLEMCVNTRESSLGNFGVHLPNLSQLKLNGSCLGSVRDLGTSLAHLQVLWLACCGLTDLDGIGSFLALKELYVSYNNVSDLSPLCLLEQLEVLDLEGNSVEDLGQVCYLRLCPRLATLTLEGNPVCLRPGPSPSNKVLRGYNYRTEVRKQIPQLQVLDEVPAAHTDRPASRKPGQDWLMVKAAIKEGSVLDGLLPGLDCPHGAPIQRLSSELSLPETQPWTPRPWPLSLLVSGGPLPESLLPKDPAPEGDTSNLTHGASRVLCGNPTKGLWERRHQCQAWLVPEQLRPPRLKDPTAGVPSPGPDPMESSESPALARLPACRELRPRPLPGRSLDPQREGAVAPRGPRKDKSRPKTPSGTLCPVPEPSRTLGYNLTPSPPKMPMPSDSSSSSWGSTGLQSRRRRLRALCSLGPGLGKGPGLGQGLATVTTALRALEVTSGPSPPAQGCPAPKPATDPAARPPGLPCLPHLNPITPAQSHP; from the exons ATGGCCCaggcctgggacagagcccaTGGGCCTTGGCCGAGCGCAGCCACGGTCCCGGTGTGGGAGCTGAGCTGGCAAGGCCTGCAGACCC GCCCACAGAGCAAGGACCCAGGCCGCCACAGGGACAGGCGTGCCGAGGGGCTGGACGATGAGTCCCTGTCGCCTGCCCGGCTG CGGGCCCTGGCCCAGGTAGATGACCTTCGACTGGTGAGCATGCTGGAAATGTGTGTCAACACTCGTGAGAGCAGCCTGGGAAACTTCG GGGTGCACCTGCCCAACCTCAGCCAGCTGAAGCTGAACGGCAGCTGCCTGGGCTCCGTGCG AGACCTGGGCACTTCCCTGGCCCACTTGCAGGTGCTGTGGCTGGCTTGCTGTGGCCTGACCGACCTGGATGGCATTGGCTCCTTCCTGGCCCTGAAG GAACTCTACGTCTCCTACAACAACGTCTCAGACCTGAGCCCACTGTGCCTGCTGGAGCAGCTGGAGGTGCTGGACCTGGAGGGCAATAGTGTGGAGGACCTGGGGCAGGTGTGCTACCTGCGGCTGTGCCCGAGGCTGGCCACGCTCACCCTGGAGGGCAACCCGGTGTGCCTGCGGCCGGGGCCCAGCCCTTCCAACAAG GTGCTCCGGGGCTACAACTACCGGACGGAGGTGCGGAAGCAAATTCCCCAGCTGCAGGTCCTGGATGAGGTGCCGGCTGCGCATACAGACCGGCCGGCCTCCCGGAAGCCAGGCCAGGACTGGCTCATGGTGAAGGCGGCCATCAAGGAGGGCAGTGTCCTGGATGGCCTGCTCCCTGGGCTGG ATTGTCCCCACGGAGCCCCCATTCAGAGACTCAGCTCCGAGCTCTCCTTACCTGAGACCCAGCCATGGACCCCCAGGCCATGGCCGCTCTCCCTACTGGTCAGTGGGGGTCCCCTGCCTGAAAGCCTGCTTCCCAAGGACCCAGCTCCAGAGGGGGACACAAGCAACCTCACCCATG GGGCTAGTCGAGTCCTCTGCGGGAACCCCACCAAAGGCCTGTGGGAGCGTCGGCACCAGTGCCAG GCCTGGCTGGTTCCAGAGCAGCTGCGCCCACCCAGACTGAAGGACCCAACTGCCGgtgtccccagcccagggcccgATCCTATGGAGAGCAGTGAATCCCCGGCCTTGGCTAGGCTTCCGGCCTGCAGGGAGCTGCGCCCGCG CCCCCTCCCTGGTAGGTCCCTGGATCCCCAGCGGGAAGGTGCCGTAGCCCCCCGTGGCCCACGGAAGGACAAGTCTAGGCCCAAGACTCCCTCCGGCACCCTGTGCCCGGTCCCAG AGCCTTCCAGGACCTTGGGCTATAACCTGACGCCCTCTCCCCCCAAGATGCCCATGCCTTCTGATTCTAGCAGCAGCTCCTGGGGCTCCACAGGCCTGCAGTCCCGGAGGCGCAGGCTCAGAGCCCTGTGTAGCTTAGGGCCTGGCCTGGGGAAAGGGCCTGGCCTAGGGCAGGGATTAGCTACAGTGACTACAGCTCTGAGAGCCCTGGAGGTGACCTCAGGCCCAAGCCCTCCAGCCCAAGGATGTCCAGCCCCAAAGCCAGCAACGGATCCAGCAGCCAGACCCCCTGGCCTCCCGTGCTTGCCGCACCTGAACCCTATCACCCCAGCCCAATCCCACCCCTAG
- the HRAS gene encoding GTPase HRas isoform X2, with protein sequence MTEYKLVVVGAGGVGKSALTIQLIQNHFVDEYDPTIEDSYRKQVVIDGETCLLDILDTAGQEEYSAMRDQYMRTGEGFLCVFAINNTKSFEDIHQYREQIKRVKDSDDVPMVLVGNKCDLAARTVESRQAQDLARSYGIPYIETSAKTRQGSRSGSGSSSGTLWDPPGPP encoded by the exons ATGACGGAATATAAGCTTGTGGTGGTGGGCGCTGGAGGCGTGGGAAAAAGTGCCCTGACCATACAGCTGATCCAGAACCACTTCGTGGATGAGTATGATCCCACCATCGAG GACTCCTACCGGAAGCAAGTGGTTATCGATGGGGAGACGTGCCTGCTGGACATCCTGGACACGGCAGGCCAAGAGGAGTACAGCGCCATGCGGGATCAGTACATGCGCACCGGGGAGGGCTTCCTGTGTGTGTTCGCCATCAACAACACCAAGTCCTTTGAGGACATCCACCAGTACAG GGAGCAGATCAAGCGAGTGAAGGACTCCGATGATGTGCCCATGGTGCTGGTGGGGAACAAGTGTGACCTGGCTGCCCGCACAGTGGAGTCCCGGCAGGCACAGGACCTCGCCCGCAGCTATGGCATCCCCTACATCGAGACGTCGGCCAAGACGCGCCAG GGCAGCcgctctggctctggctccagCTCCGGGACCCTCTGGGACCCTCCGGGACCCCCGTGA
- the HRAS gene encoding GTPase HRas isoform X1 — translation MTEYKLVVVGAGGVGKSALTIQLIQNHFVDEYDPTIEDSYRKQVVIDGETCLLDILDTAGQEEYSAMRDQYMRTGEGFLCVFAINNTKSFEDIHQYREQIKRVKDSDDVPMVLVGNKCDLAARTVESRQAQDLARSYGIPYIETSAKTRQGVEDAFYTLVREIRQHKVRKLSPPDEGGPGCMSCKCLLS, via the exons ATGACGGAATATAAGCTTGTGGTGGTGGGCGCTGGAGGCGTGGGAAAAAGTGCCCTGACCATACAGCTGATCCAGAACCACTTCGTGGATGAGTATGATCCCACCATCGAG GACTCCTACCGGAAGCAAGTGGTTATCGATGGGGAGACGTGCCTGCTGGACATCCTGGACACGGCAGGCCAAGAGGAGTACAGCGCCATGCGGGATCAGTACATGCGCACCGGGGAGGGCTTCCTGTGTGTGTTCGCCATCAACAACACCAAGTCCTTTGAGGACATCCACCAGTACAG GGAGCAGATCAAGCGAGTGAAGGACTCCGATGATGTGCCCATGGTGCTGGTGGGGAACAAGTGTGACCTGGCTGCCCGCACAGTGGAGTCCCGGCAGGCACAGGACCTCGCCCGCAGCTATGGCATCCCCTACATCGAGACGTCGGCCAAGACGCGCCAG GGCGTGGAGGACGCCTTCTACACGCTGGTGCGCGAGATACGGCAGCACAAGGTGCGGAAGCTGAGCCCGCCCGACGAGGGGGGCCCCGGCTGCATGAGCTGCAAGTGTCTGCTGTCCtga